The following proteins are encoded in a genomic region of Tenacibaculum sp. 190524A05c:
- a CDS encoding DEAD/DEAH box helicase family protein, protein MIFEKLRFKLQWRPYQAKVLENFSDHIEDNHFHIVAPPGSGKTILGIEIVRRLHKKTLVLAPTLTIRNQWENRLQSFFTAQNDFNKYSFNLKEPSDITFTTYQALYTFFKTFENKEEYYAFFKKHQIEVLLLDEAHHLKNAWWKCLFDLKEQHLQTVVALTATPPYDSDKSEIIKYFNLCGEIDDEIVIPDLVKEKNLAPHQDLIYLSKPESDESIYITNFKENVNRFVDSLFHNEEFISLVENHRYFKFTSSYLEELYKHPDFFSSILIFLNSLNIPIGKDKLDTLGFQEEELVDFPEASNEWIQILLQGLLVTDREENEEYEPLLSEIEKKLRKLSVFSRNKVNLKGDELLYKSLSNSPSKLKSIIEIVRQEQKNLKEDLSCVILTDYIRKEYLNTPKDKIDVMDKIGVIPIFLQLKNFIFYPKALAVLSGSIVIIHQSQIEQIEALDDINNYKFTYLESDENYVIVQSKSSSSKNIVEIITKLFELGHIKVLIGTKSLLGEGWDAPSINSLILASFVGSFVTSNQMRGRAIRINPENPNKVGLIWHLACVDPTDETGGKDLELLSRRFGSFLGVSNNNEVTIKNGISRLDLPEKIFPNDVESLNLKTVLLSENRNHIANKWKNSIFNGKKIYDELTLVNPKIKKTKSTALDYVNAILYSFGETALVIFMLIAYIGLSFYIEDDKILTILYFSIASLFIWFLFSLFQNVRSYVKYGLVDTRVHKIALAVLDTMIKLDIITSNPKGVKLKTKLKGKGEVGITIYGANRYESKTFVNLLNEILQSIENPKYLIREYKKSWVTSKFKKYKYTTVPELFSTNKKNANVFLEFWNKRVDMANLVYTRSLDGRKQLLKARLQKIKNRNRTVVQKNIIWK, encoded by the coding sequence ATGATATTTGAAAAATTGAGATTTAAGTTACAATGGAGACCTTATCAAGCAAAAGTTCTTGAAAATTTCTCTGATCATATTGAAGATAACCATTTTCATATTGTTGCTCCTCCAGGATCTGGTAAAACAATCTTAGGTATTGAAATTGTGCGACGATTACATAAAAAAACATTGGTTCTTGCCCCAACTTTAACGATACGAAATCAATGGGAAAACAGGTTACAATCTTTCTTTACAGCTCAGAATGATTTTAATAAGTACTCCTTTAATTTAAAAGAACCTTCAGATATTACATTTACTACATATCAAGCTTTATATACGTTCTTTAAAACATTTGAAAACAAAGAAGAGTATTATGCTTTTTTTAAAAAACATCAAATTGAGGTTTTACTATTAGATGAAGCTCATCATTTAAAAAATGCTTGGTGGAAATGTTTATTTGACTTAAAGGAACAACATTTACAAACTGTTGTCGCCTTAACAGCAACTCCGCCTTATGACAGCGATAAATCTGAAATTATTAAATACTTTAATCTTTGTGGTGAAATAGACGATGAAATTGTTATACCGGATTTAGTAAAAGAAAAAAACTTAGCTCCGCATCAAGATCTCATCTATCTTTCAAAACCAGAGTCAGATGAATCTATTTACATTACCAATTTCAAAGAAAATGTCAACCGATTTGTAGATTCTTTATTTCACAATGAAGAATTTATAAGTTTAGTAGAAAATCATAGGTATTTTAAGTTCACATCGAGTTATTTAGAAGAATTATATAAACATCCCGACTTTTTCTCTTCGATCTTAATATTCTTAAACTCTTTAAACATCCCGATTGGAAAAGATAAACTAGACACACTGGGATTTCAAGAAGAAGAACTTGTAGATTTTCCTGAAGCCTCTAATGAATGGATTCAAATATTACTTCAAGGTTTATTAGTAACTGACAGAGAAGAAAATGAAGAATACGAACCTTTATTATCTGAAATTGAGAAAAAACTCAGAAAGCTTTCTGTATTTAGTAGAAATAAAGTTAACCTTAAAGGAGATGAACTTTTATATAAATCGTTAAGTAATAGTCCGAGTAAGCTAAAAAGCATTATAGAAATTGTAAGACAAGAACAGAAAAACTTAAAAGAAGATTTAAGCTGTGTTATTCTTACAGATTACATTCGAAAAGAGTATTTAAATACACCAAAAGATAAAATTGATGTGATGGATAAAATTGGAGTCATTCCAATTTTTCTTCAACTTAAAAATTTCATTTTCTATCCCAAAGCTCTGGCAGTTTTATCCGGTTCCATTGTAATTATTCATCAATCGCAAATAGAACAAATAGAAGCTTTGGACGATATTAATAATTATAAGTTCACCTATTTAGAATCAGATGAAAATTATGTTATTGTACAAAGTAAATCTTCATCTTCTAAAAACATAGTTGAAATTATTACCAAGCTTTTTGAACTAGGGCATATTAAAGTGCTTATTGGAACAAAATCACTCTTAGGTGAAGGTTGGGATGCTCCATCAATTAATAGTCTAATTCTGGCTTCCTTTGTAGGTTCTTTCGTTACTTCAAATCAAATGAGAGGAAGAGCAATTCGAATAAACCCAGAAAACCCAAATAAAGTGGGGTTAATTTGGCATTTAGCTTGTGTTGATCCAACAGATGAAACTGGAGGAAAAGATCTTGAATTATTATCAAGAAGATTTGGTTCTTTTTTAGGGGTTTCAAACAACAATGAAGTTACTATTAAAAATGGAATTTCTAGATTAGATTTACCCGAAAAGATTTTTCCGAATGATGTTGAAAGTCTTAACTTAAAAACCGTTCTTCTTTCCGAAAACAGAAATCATATTGCCAATAAATGGAAGAACTCCATTTTTAACGGAAAGAAAATATACGATGAATTAACTCTCGTTAATCCTAAAATTAAAAAGACAAAATCTACAGCATTAGATTATGTGAATGCAATTCTGTACAGTTTTGGAGAAACAGCTCTAGTCATTTTTATGTTAATCGCATATATCGGGTTAAGTTTTTATATAGAAGATGATAAGATTTTAACCATTTTATACTTTTCAATTGCCAGTCTATTTATTTGGTTTTTGTTCAGCTTATTTCAAAATGTGAGAAGCTATGTTAAATATGGATTAGTTGACACAAGAGTTCATAAAATAGCCTTAGCTGTTTTAGATACTATGATTAAACTCGATATTATTACTAGCAATCCTAAAGGCGTAAAACTTAAAACTAAACTTAAAGGTAAAGGAGAAGTTGGTATCACTATTTATGGTGCTAATAGATATGAAAGTAAAACATTCGTAAACCTATTAAATGAAATTTTACAATCCATTGAAAATCCTAAATATTTAATTCGAGAATATAAAAAATCTTGGGTAACGAGTAAATTCAAAAAGTACAAATACACAACTGTTCCAGAACTATTTAGTACAAATAAGAAAAATGCTAATGTATTTCTCGAATTTTGGAATAAGCGAGTTGATATGGCAAATCTCGTTTATACCCGCAGTTTAGATGGTAGAAAACAATTACTGAAAGCAAGACTTCAGAAAATTAAAAATAGAAACAGAACCGTAGTTCAAAAAAATATAATTTGGAAATAA
- the cysC gene encoding adenylyl-sulfate kinase — protein MKEITTICPFFILFTGLSGAGKSTLANELKQKLSEQNIPNYVLDGDVLRKGINKDLSFSIEDRKENLRRMAEIASLFLDSGTIVLSAFIAPLEESRHQIKEIVGPENYLEIFINTSLKTCKERDVKGLYAKAEKGEIQNMTGIDSPYETPKNPFIQIEETSSIEESITTILKAIHNRLH, from the coding sequence TTGAAAGAAATAACTACTATTTGTCCTTTTTTTATACTTTTTACAGGATTATCTGGTGCAGGTAAATCCACTTTAGCAAACGAATTAAAACAGAAGCTTAGTGAACAAAATATTCCAAATTATGTATTGGACGGAGATGTATTGAGAAAGGGAATAAATAAAGATCTGTCATTTTCAATTGAAGATCGTAAAGAAAACTTAAGACGAATGGCTGAAATCGCTTCTCTGTTTTTAGATTCAGGAACAATTGTACTTTCGGCTTTTATAGCTCCTTTAGAAGAAAGTAGACATCAAATAAAAGAAATTGTTGGGCCTGAAAACTATCTAGAAATCTTTATAAACACAAGCTTAAAGACTTGTAAGGAAAGAGATGTAAAAGGTTTATACGCTAAAGCCGAAAAAGGAGAAATACAAAATATGACCGGAATTGATTCTCCTTATGAAACTCCTAAAAATCCTTTTATACAAATAGAGGAAACAAGTTCAATTGAAGAAAGCATAACCACTATTTTAAAAGCTATTCATAATAGATTACATTAG
- a CDS encoding HAMP domain-containing sensor histidine kinase produces the protein MSRKIILLIIASIIGLIALSYIQARLIKNTYSLRKEAFTDNASNTVSKIGSYGSPIDSIFDAISDTFVKDLDRYNLNKISSEQLLNRLRTISDSLNPRFIKEYEKEIDFNDLGYNLKYHRQLKNLVILDSLKTDTIFKRKKREKGLKLIGYDFESNSDLHLGTSTWETNRTFEEINEGKTEKISYHIIFETSNYINIDDWEKIILNEMRSLLIFSFCIFLFVIGLFYYSIKNLITQKKIADIKTDFVNNITHELKTPLSTLALATKILKNEEHLSPMVVSTIGTIERQNIRLQKLIDQVLNNSLGYKELSLEKQPVQSVDFISEILNDFEVSHKEEVSLGKSISNENLELSIDKFYTTTAIVNILENAVKYGANKIEVTAKNDRDYWKINIKDNGIGISKKNQKLIFNKFYRAENKDVHNVKGLGLGLYYSHQIIKAHNGSIKVESEKGKGTTFTIALPLK, from the coding sequence ATGTCCAGAAAAATAATACTTCTTATAATAGCTTCGATAATTGGATTAATTGCCTTGTCCTATATTCAAGCCCGATTAATTAAAAATACGTATTCCTTACGAAAAGAAGCATTTACCGATAATGCGAGCAATACTGTTAGCAAAATAGGAAGCTATGGTTCTCCAATTGATTCAATCTTTGATGCAATTTCGGATACATTTGTTAAAGATCTTGATCGATATAATTTAAATAAAATATCAAGTGAACAATTATTGAATAGATTACGAACTATTTCAGATTCGCTAAATCCAAGATTTATAAAAGAGTATGAGAAAGAAATAGACTTTAATGATTTAGGCTATAATCTAAAATATCACCGTCAACTTAAAAACTTAGTTATTTTAGATAGTTTAAAAACAGATACTATTTTCAAGAGAAAAAAAAGGGAAAAAGGACTAAAGTTAATTGGGTACGATTTTGAAAGTAATTCAGATTTACATTTGGGAACATCTACCTGGGAAACCAATAGAACTTTTGAAGAAATAAATGAAGGCAAAACAGAAAAAATCAGTTACCATATTATTTTTGAAACATCTAATTATATTAACATTGATGACTGGGAGAAAATAATACTAAATGAAATGAGAAGTTTACTCATATTTTCATTTTGTATATTCCTATTTGTAATTGGATTGTTTTATTATTCCATAAAGAACCTGATCACTCAAAAGAAGATTGCAGACATTAAAACAGATTTTGTCAATAATATTACTCACGAATTAAAAACTCCTTTATCGACCTTAGCTCTTGCAACAAAAATTTTAAAAAATGAAGAACATCTATCTCCAATGGTTGTGAGTACTATAGGAACAATAGAGCGACAAAACATTCGTTTGCAAAAATTAATCGATCAAGTACTAAATAATAGTTTAGGTTACAAGGAACTATCATTGGAAAAGCAACCTGTACAAAGTGTTGATTTTATTTCAGAAATTTTAAATGATTTTGAAGTGAGTCATAAAGAAGAAGTAAGTCTAGGTAAGTCGATTTCAAATGAAAATTTAGAATTAAGTATAGATAAGTTTTATACAACAACGGCCATTGTAAACATATTGGAAAATGCAGTGAAATATGGTGCGAATAAGATTGAAGTAACTGCAAAGAATGATAGAGATTACTGGAAGATTAACATTAAGGATAATGGAATAGGAATCTCGAAGAAGAATCAAAAGCTAATTTTCAATAAATTTTACAGAGCAGAAAATAAGGATGTTCACAATGTAAAAGGTTTAGGTTTAGGGTTGTATTACAGTCATCAAATAATAAAAGCACATAACGGCTCTATTAAAGTTGAAAGTGAGAAAGGAAAAGGAACTACATTTACGATAGCATTACCATTGAAATAG
- a CDS encoding response regulator transcription factor, with amino-acid sequence MEKYHILLAEDDPDFGNLLQQYLQMSGYRVTWVKDGEEALKVFTQNSFDICVLDVMMPKKDGFTLAEDIINENPEIPFVFLTARKLKEDKLKGLKLGADDYIVKPFDADELVLRLKNIIKRSSNTVTKVIKEETIQIGKYTFNQRRLELIFDGEVQQLTEKEANLILFLFEHKNQMLKREEILKEVWKNEDYFSGRSMDVFISRLRKYFKKDSAISIESSRGIGLEFKVS; translated from the coding sequence ATGGAAAAGTATCATATTTTATTAGCAGAAGATGATCCAGATTTTGGAAATTTGCTACAGCAATATTTACAAATGTCAGGTTACCGAGTAACATGGGTTAAAGATGGCGAAGAGGCTTTAAAAGTATTTACGCAAAATTCATTTGATATTTGTGTTTTAGATGTAATGATGCCTAAGAAAGATGGTTTTACCTTGGCCGAGGATATCATAAACGAAAATCCAGAAATTCCTTTCGTGTTCTTAACGGCTAGAAAGTTAAAAGAAGATAAGTTAAAAGGATTGAAATTAGGAGCTGACGATTATATCGTTAAACCTTTTGATGCAGATGAATTAGTACTTCGTTTGAAAAATATCATTAAAAGGTCGAGTAATACAGTTACTAAGGTGATCAAAGAAGAAACTATTCAAATCGGAAAGTATACGTTTAATCAAAGAAGGTTAGAACTAATTTTTGATGGAGAAGTTCAGCAACTAACCGAAAAGGAAGCCAATCTTATTCTGTTTTTATTTGAGCATAAAAATCAAATGTTGAAGAGAGAAGAAATATTAAAAGAAGTTTGGAAAAATGAAGACTATTTTTCTGGAAGAAGTATGGATGTTTTTATTAGTAGACTACGTAAATATTTCAAAAAAGACTCAGCTATTTCAATAGAAAGTTCTAGAGGAATAGGTTTAGAATTTAAGGTAAGTTAA
- a CDS encoding dienelactone hydrolase family protein, with product MFEHFKIEDKYDTVNYHVYAPGGLTSKKNILFFIHGSNSRPFYEFFEKDGKKFRGSSVPFNLKSIPDSYAFVIISKKGVVFCHDEKKEFEPSDEYFDNLSLKYRAQQVDRVIRDITLNHLVSPKKVVVIGHSEGSDVVAKLGTINKQITNIGFWSGSGNSQLYDFPLFIRKEVLAGKLTEEEGLEEIESLFNKYKDIMKNKEDLTKSWYGHPYKRWANFSEPPIENLLQISIPLYVAMGAKDTSVPVESTYLIPVEFIRNSKENLTFKVYPNLDHSFNEKLKDGSIKRNWNKVFSEFMEWVSLN from the coding sequence ATGTTCGAACATTTCAAAATTGAAGATAAATATGATACGGTAAACTATCATGTTTATGCACCTGGTGGATTGACAAGTAAGAAGAATATTCTATTTTTTATTCATGGTTCAAATTCAAGACCGTTTTATGAATTCTTTGAAAAAGATGGAAAAAAGTTTAGAGGAAGCAGTGTTCCTTTCAATCTAAAATCAATTCCAGATTCTTACGCTTTTGTAATAATATCCAAAAAAGGAGTTGTTTTTTGCCATGACGAGAAAAAAGAATTTGAACCTTCCGATGAATATTTTGATAATCTATCACTGAAATACAGAGCGCAGCAAGTTGATAGAGTAATTCGAGATATTACTTTAAATCATCTCGTAAGTCCCAAAAAAGTAGTGGTAATTGGGCACTCAGAAGGAAGTGATGTCGTAGCTAAATTAGGTACGATAAATAAACAAATTACTAATATTGGATTTTGGTCTGGCAGTGGAAATTCTCAATTATATGATTTTCCATTATTCATTAGAAAAGAAGTTTTAGCGGGAAAATTAACAGAAGAAGAAGGATTAGAAGAGATAGAATCTTTGTTTAATAAGTATAAAGATATAATGAAAAACAAAGAAGATTTGACTAAATCTTGGTACGGACATCCATATAAACGATGGGCTAATTTTTCAGAGCCTCCAATTGAAAATTTATTACAAATATCAATTCCGTTATATGTGGCAATGGGAGCTAAAGACACTTCGGTGCCTGTAGAGTCTACATATTTAATTCCCGTTGAGTTTATTAGGAACAGTAAAGAGAACTTAACCTTTAAAGTATATCCGAATCTAGATCATAGTTTTAATGAAAAATTAAAAGATGGAAGTATAAAAAGGAATTGGAACAAAGTATTCTCTGAGTTTATGGAATGGGTAAGCTTAAATTAA
- a CDS encoding dihydrolipoamide acetyltransferase family protein, which yields MARFELKLPKMGESVAEATITSWIKEVGDMVEMDDTVVEVATDKVDSEVPSEVEGKLVEILFEKDDVVQVGQTIAIIETEGEGAEVVAQEPAAEPVKESTEVAAKEIESTIEEVKTSVNGIDTSSSDRFYSPLVKSIAKTEGISLEELEGINGTGKEGRVTKSDILSYLENRSNQPKQAASNNSIQFDIEKPKKVEAAPAPVSISGKDEIIEMSRMGKLISKHMVASVQTSAHVQSFIEIDVTNVVNWRNKVKNAFQQREGDKLTFTPIFMQAVAQTIKKHPLINISVDGDKIIKRGNINLGMAAALPDGNLIVPVIKNADQLSLVGMTKQVNDLAQRSRANKLKPDEIQGGTYTVTNVGSFGSITGTPIINQPQVAILALGAIVKKPAVIETPEGDLIGIRHKMIVSHSYDHRVVNGALGGMFIKTFKDIIEAWDVNQDF from the coding sequence ATGGCAAGATTTGAATTAAAACTTCCTAAAATGGGTGAGAGCGTTGCTGAAGCAACAATTACTTCTTGGATTAAAGAGGTAGGAGATATGGTGGAAATGGATGATACCGTTGTGGAAGTTGCTACTGATAAAGTAGATAGTGAAGTACCTAGTGAAGTTGAAGGAAAACTTGTTGAGATTTTATTTGAAAAGGATGATGTTGTACAAGTTGGACAAACTATTGCTATTATAGAAACTGAAGGTGAAGGAGCCGAGGTAGTTGCTCAAGAACCAGCAGCTGAGCCTGTAAAAGAATCTACAGAGGTTGCTGCTAAAGAAATAGAAAGCACTATTGAAGAAGTAAAAACTTCAGTTAATGGAATAGATACTTCGTCAAGTGATCGTTTTTATTCTCCATTGGTCAAGAGTATAGCTAAGACAGAAGGAATTTCTTTGGAAGAGCTAGAAGGGATTAATGGAACAGGAAAAGAAGGAAGAGTAACTAAAAGTGATATTTTATCATATTTAGAAAATAGAAGTAATCAGCCTAAACAAGCTGCTAGTAATAATTCGATTCAATTTGATATTGAAAAACCTAAGAAAGTGGAAGCTGCTCCAGCTCCAGTTTCAATTTCAGGTAAAGATGAGATTATTGAAATGAGCAGAATGGGGAAACTTATTTCTAAGCACATGGTTGCTTCAGTTCAAACTTCAGCTCACGTACAATCATTTATCGAAATTGATGTTACAAATGTTGTAAACTGGAGAAATAAAGTTAAAAACGCATTCCAACAGAGAGAAGGAGATAAGTTAACATTTACTCCAATCTTTATGCAAGCTGTTGCACAAACCATAAAGAAACATCCATTAATTAACATTTCAGTTGATGGTGATAAAATCATCAAAAGAGGAAATATTAATTTAGGAATGGCTGCGGCATTACCTGATGGAAATTTAATTGTACCTGTAATTAAAAATGCAGATCAGTTAAGTTTAGTGGGAATGACAAAACAGGTGAACGACTTAGCGCAAAGATCTAGAGCTAATAAATTAAAGCCAGATGAGATTCAAGGAGGAACGTATACAGTAACTAACGTTGGTAGTTTTGGAAGTATTACTGGAACTCCAATTATCAATCAACCTCAAGTAGCTATTTTAGCTTTAGGAGCAATTGTTAAGAAACCAGCAGTTATTGAAACTCCAGAAGGTGATTTAATCGGAATCCGTCACAAAATGATTGTATCTCATTCTTACGATCATAGAGTTGTGAATGGTGCCTTAGGAGGAATGTTTATTAAAACGTTTAAAGACATTATTGAAGCTTGGGATGTAAATCAAGATTTTTAA
- a CDS encoding TIGR01777 family oxidoreductase — protein MAKILLTGGTGLIGKVLEKKLIQKNHQVQILTRNPRKENHFKWDIKESFIDDNAFENLDYIIHLAGAGIADKKWTKSRKVELINSRVESANLLYSKVKELNVPLKGFISSSGIGYYGAITSEKVYSEEDEPANDFIAKICIEWENAAHQFQNNNVPVTILRTGVVLSKDGGALQKMNTPLFLSALGNGKQYVPWIHIEDLCNLYVKAVEDENFKGIYNGVAPNHQTNSSFTKTLGQVLKKLVTPINVPGFVLKTVLGELAVIVLAGSRVSSKKVEQHYNFEFEDLKKALHHIYK, from the coding sequence ATGGCAAAAATCTTACTAACTGGAGGTACAGGATTGATTGGAAAAGTTCTAGAAAAAAAACTAATACAAAAGAATCATCAAGTACAAATTTTGACTAGAAATCCTAGAAAGGAAAATCATTTTAAATGGGATATTAAAGAAAGTTTTATTGACGATAACGCCTTTGAGAATCTCGATTATATTATTCATTTAGCAGGTGCAGGAATAGCGGATAAAAAATGGACAAAATCGAGAAAAGTAGAATTAATCAATAGTCGCGTTGAGTCAGCGAATCTTCTATATTCAAAAGTTAAAGAATTAAACGTGCCTTTAAAAGGATTTATTAGTTCTTCGGGAATTGGATATTATGGAGCTATAACATCCGAAAAAGTTTACTCTGAAGAAGATGAACCAGCAAATGATTTTATTGCAAAAATTTGCATTGAATGGGAAAATGCAGCGCATCAATTCCAAAACAACAATGTTCCAGTTACAATTTTACGAACGGGAGTTGTACTAAGTAAAGATGGTGGAGCATTACAAAAAATGAACACTCCCCTATTTTTATCAGCTTTAGGAAATGGTAAACAATATGTTCCTTGGATTCATATTGAAGATTTATGTAATTTATATGTTAAGGCTGTAGAAGATGAAAACTTTAAGGGAATTTATAATGGTGTTGCACCAAATCATCAAACCAACTCATCCTTTACCAAAACCTTAGGACAAGTACTTAAGAAACTAGTTACGCCTATTAATGTTCCTGGATTTGTATTAAAAACTGTTTTAGGTGAACTTGCAGTTATTGTATTAGCCGGAAGTAGAGTTTCATCTAAAAAAGTAGAACAACACTACAATTTTGAATTTGAAGATTTGAAAAAAGCTTTACATCATATTTATAAATAA